The window ACTCCGGCTTCCGCTTGATGGGCTTCGGCCACCGCGTCTACAAGAACTACGATCCGCGCGCCAAGGTGATGCAGAAGACCTGCCACGAGGTGCTGGACGCGCTCGGGCTCCACAACGATCCGCTGCTCAAGGTCGCGATGGAGCTGGAGCGCATCGCCCTACAGGACGACTACTTCATCGAAAAGAAGCTCTATCCCAACATCGACTTCTACTCGGGCATCACCCTGCGCGCCCTGGGCTTCCCCGTGTCGATGTTCACGGTGCTGTTCGCCATCGCCCGCACCGTGGGCTGGATCGCCCAGTGGAAAGAAATGATCGAGGATCCCGAGCAGCGCATCGGGCGGCCGCGGCAGCTCTACATGGGCTCGAAAGAACGCAACTACGTGCCGGTCGATCAGCGCGGTTGAACGCGGCGCCTCGGCGGTCGAAAAGGCTCGTGATGTTTAGGGCCTACATCGACCGCTGGGGGCTAGTTCCCGACGGCGCGCCGATTGAGCGCCGCAGCGGCAGCCTCCTTCCCGTCCGCTACAACGGCGCACCCGCGATCCTCAAGCTGGCGCGCGAGGCCGAGGAACGGCGCGGCGCGGCGATCATGGAGTGGTGGGGCGGCGATGGTGCCGCCCGCGTGCTGGCGCGCGACGGCGATGCCCTCCTCATGGAGCGCGCCACGGGCTCGCGCTCGCTCTCCGACATGGCGCGCGCCGGCGAGGCTGACGACATCGAAGCTGCGCGCATTCTCGTCGATGTCGCCAACCGCCTGCACGCCCCGCGCGCTACGCCGCCACCGCCGGAGCTGACATCGCTGGAAGATTGGTTCCGCGAGCTGTGGCCGGCGGCGGAAGCGCGTGGCGGCCTCCTCGCCCGCAGTGCGGATACCGCGCGCGAGCTGCTCGCCGCGCCGCGCGATATCGTCGTGCTGCACGGCGATCTACACCACGACAACGTTCTGGATTTCGGCGAACGCGGCTGGCTTGCCATCGACCCGAAGCGGCTTACGGGCGAACGCGGCTTCGACTTCGCCAACATCTTCACCAACCCGGATCTGGAAGATCCATCGCGCCCCGTCGGCGTCAGGCCAGAGCGCTTCTTGCGCCGTCTGGAGATTGTTGCGGACGCCGCCCGACTGGAGCGCGGGCGCCTGCTGCAATGGATCCTCGCGTGGACCGGCCTCTCGGCCGCCTGGTACCTGAGCGACGGCGATCCCGCCGAAATCGACTTGATGGTGGCAGAGCTGGCGGTGGCCACGCTCGACGGCTAGTCGATGGATGATCGACGACCGACGTTGGCCACGGATCAGGCCGTCGCCACTTTCCGAGTGGAACTCGCCGCTGTGCGGGGATAGCTTTGCTGCCTCCCTCAGAACCGCCAGGTGGCGCGGCCCGTGACGGCATTGTCCTGCACGTTGTCAGCGAACTGGCCCGTATAGACGATCCCCGCCGTCGCGTTGGGAGCGAGGATGACGTCGAAGCCCGCGTCGATCAGTGCGCTGTCCTGCGCCAGCGGCACGCCCGAGACGACAAAGCTCTGCCCGAACGTCGCGAACGCGAGACTCTGGTCCGGGTCGACGTCGCCAAATGCGTGCAGCCAGGTGAGCGAACCGCGCGGCACCACCTCCATCCCGTCGATCAACATCGACCCTGCCGCGCGCAGGCCCAGCGTCATGTAGCCGACACTGTCGTTGGCCCCGCTCGATGTGAGCGCGGCGAAGCCACCCCCCTCGGTGAAGCTGCCCGTATCGACACCCACCCAGGCGAGCCCGGTGAACGGCTCATAGGCGATGTGGCTGTGATTGAGCGGCAGCGCCACCTCGCCGAACACCTGCCCCGTGTTGGCGTTGTAGGAGGCTTCGACTTGCTCGAAGAACCCCGGGAACACGATCGAGCGGTCGGTGTCGATGCTGCTCCACGACCACACGCCGCCACCGCGCACCACGAATGATCCCACCTGACCGCTTGTGTAGGCGGCGAGCTGGTAGCTGTCGACGTCAGCCGAGGAGAGGCGGCTGCCGACGCTCACGTCCGTTTGCGCGTAGCCAAGCGCGCCGCCGATGCGCCAGCCGTCGGCGAACATCGCATCCATGCCGGACAGGAAGCCGCCCAGCGTGCGGTTGGCACCGGCCGCGTTGCCGTTGCCGTTGAAGTCGGCCCAGGCGCCGTAGCCCTGCGTCCAGAAGGTGATCGGGGAGGCGACGCCAAGTTGCGGATCGACCGCATCCGAGGCGCCCATGCCCAATCCCGATATGCCGAGCCCCATCGGCGACGCGTTGCCAAGACCCGCCACCGCCATCGGGCCACCGGAGGCGAGCCCGGCCACCGCTCCGGTGTTGCCGCCCGTGCGCGCATAATAAGCCTGCACCAGGCGCCCCATGAGGATGTCGCGCACATAGTGGCTGTCGTTGGCGAGCGTGCTCGACACCGTCGCGTGCACCTCGCCCGACAGCGCGTTGAACGCCTGCTGCGCGCCGGCAGCCGTCGCCTGGAACTGAATGGCCTCGAACACCGGACTGTCCTGCGGCAGCGTCTCCAGCGCTTCCGCCACTGCGCGCTCGTTGGGCGTCCGCGCCACGGCGGAGAAGTCGGTGCTGCGCCGAAGCGTCAGCATCACGTCGTGATCGGCGCCGAAGTCGTAGTCGACGTAGGGAAGGAAGAAAATGAATGGACTTATAACTTGCGCGAAGGTGCCGATGGCCGGTGTTCCGCCCAGGTTGTCGATGATCTCGTAGCTCGTCACCGGCGCGTACCTGCTCCGCGCGATGAGGAGCTGCAGGACGGCGCCGGTGAGATCGATCGACCCGAAGACGCCCGCCTGGTCGCTGGTCGTGGGATCGACCTCCACTTCGAAAACGCCGCCCAGATCGAAGCTGAGGTTACCGACAATGATCTGCGAGCCGATGGAGTTGCCCGGCGCGTAGATGCCGCCGGCGCCTATGGTCACGTTGGCGCCGAGAACGCCGGTGCCGCCGAGCACGCCGCCGTTCTGCACCTCCACGGGCGAGACGATCGAGCCATCGACGCCGAGCCTTCCGCGGGTGACCGTCGTCGGCCCCGTGTAGGCGTTGAATGCCGTAAACCTCACCGTGCCCGGACCGTCGATGGTCAGGCCATTGCTGCTGCTGCCGGTGATGATGGCGGTGAACTCGGCCGATCCTTCGGGGCTCAACGTGCTCGAGCCGAACAGCACGAGCGGCAGGCTGCTGGTGAACCCGTCGGGAACGGTGAACGGCCCGCCCAGCGCCATCCACATGTTGATGGTGGGCGACCCCGCGCCGGACGATGCGAGCTGATACCCGGTAAAGCCGTTGTCGGCATCGAAGATGAGATTAATGCCGTTGAACACGCGCAAGCCCGTATTGAAGTAAGTGTCGGTGCCGCCAGGGAGATGAACCTCGTGGGGCCGCATCGGATCGCTGACGTTCAGCTGGAACTCGTAACTGAAGATCTGAAAGCCACCGGTGGGAAGGCTTATGGCGAGGTAGGTGCTGTGGTCAGCACACTCATTCTGGCCGCACGTGAAATGGCCGACCGTTCCCGTTGGGGTGAGAATGCCTGGCTTGAGGCCGGTGTCCATCAGCACTGTGCCCTCCACCGGCGGCTGGGAATCGACCGTGATCGACGCCGGCACGAGCGACCATTCCTTGTTGGTCGGCGTGAAGTAGGTGGGATTCGGCGCGAGCTTGATGAAGCCGGCATTCGCTGTATTGCTCGTTGTCAGGCCAAGCTGGACCTGGTCCCCCGAGACGACATAGCCGTTGTGCCAGTCATCCGGCAGCACCGTGAGCGGGCCACCCGGTGTGACCGCCACTGCGGTGAGATTGAGGAATGCGTTGTATTCGGGGCTGTGCCGGGAGGGATCCGTTTGCCCGACCGCCCCCTCGCGGGCAAAGCCGACGCCCATCATGTGCACGTCGGGGCTGTAGTTCCACTGGCAGTTACCGCCGTTCGCGTCACAGCGCTTCTCATGGGTCACCTGCAGCACCGGGACCTTCGCCTCAGCCACCAGCACGCCGTTGCTGTAGATTTGCTGCGTGGCCTCCCACCAGACCCCGTACTCGGTGCGGTGGTCGCTCGAGTAGTACTGCGAGCCCTCGCCGAGCCTCTTGGCGTCGGGACCGGGCGTGAAATACTGAGACGATGCCAGGATGCCGACCGAGCCCGTGTCCATGGTGAAGGGATTGGACGCGCCCGATCCGTTGAAGCCCAGCTGCACCGTCGGCTGCGTGTCGTCGCCGCTAATCGTGTCGACGAAGTCGACGGCGACCCAGCCGCCGCCGACATAGAGGTTGGAGGACTGTGGGGATGCTGGAGTGGCGGCAAGCAGGAGCACACCTGCTGCTGCGCAGGCGCGGTGCGCGTGAATACGGCGGGTTGGCGATCGCGTCGCTTGCATGAGTAGAAGACCGGCGACCTGAAAATGGAGATCAAATCCGACGCGATCGGCGCCCCACTGAAGGCCGCCTGGAACTGTCAATTGACCCAGCTGACCCAGCCGGCGACGGCATGGTGGTGCACGCGGGGCGTTACTAACTGCCGTTCAGGGTTGGGCGATTCCTAGCCACATGTCCAGATGCGCGAGTACCCCTCACGCGCTGGTTGTGGCAAATGCGTACTAAGCCGACGCATTGCCGCTCGGTCAGCCCGTAGTTGAACCGGCCGCGGTCTAATGACCGGACAATCTTCAGCGGTCGGGCCGGCGGCCGTGCACCGCGTAGTCGAGCACGATGTCGGCGGCGGCGTCACTCGGCGTGCCACCGTCGAGGAGCATCTTGTGGGGTATGCGCGCCAGCGCGGCCAGTTGTGCGCGCCGCTCGGGCGAGTCCCGCAACAGCGGCTCGAGCGCATCGGCGAGCTTCTCGGGCGTGCAATCTTCCTGCAGGAGCTCGGGAAACGCATTCTCCTCGAGCACCAGGTTGGCCAGCACCACCGAGGGAACGTTGAGCAGGAAGCGCATGTGCGCCGCGATCCCATCGACCTTATAGGCGACGACCATCGGCGTGCCCGCCAGAGCCAGCTGCAGCGTCACGGTGCCCGATGCGGCGAGCGCCGCGTGTGCCAGCCTGAAGGCGCGGAACTTGTCTTCCTCGCCCTCGACCAGATGCGGCTGCACCGTCCACGACTGGGCGAAGCGCTCGACCAACGGACGCACGTGCGCCACCACCGGAATAATCACCTGCGGGCGGATGCGGCGGGCATGCAGGAGCTCGAGCGCCTCACCGAACGGCTGCATCAGGCGCGTCACCTCGGAGGTGCGGCTGCCCGGTAGAACCACCAGGACCAACCGACCGGGGTCGAGTTGCAGACGCTCGGCGAGCGGCGCCGGGTCAAGCTCGTGCATCCAGTCGAGGCGCTCGATCAGCGGATGTCCGACGTAGGTGCACGGCGGACCGCCGAGGCGCTGGTGCGCCGCCGGCTCGAAGGGCAGGAGCCCCATCACGTGATCGACGTACGGGCGCATCTTGCGCGCCCGCCCCGGGCGCCACGCCCAGACGCTCGGCGAAACGTAGTCGATGATGGGGATGAACGGAGCGCGCTTGCGGATGCGCTTGGCGATCGGATGCGTGAACTCCGGCGCATCGATGATGACGACCGCGTCGGGCTCCGCGGCGACGGCTGAATCGACCGTGCGATAGACGCGCGACATGATGCGCGGCAAGCGCGGCAGGATCGACAGCGGGCCCATCACCGCGACGTCGGACAGCGGGAACTGCGAGGCGAGCCCCGCCGCCTCCATGTCCTCGCCGCCGACGCCCAGATAGTGGATGCGGCCCTTGCAGCGGGCGCTGAGCGCACTCATCAGTTTGCCGCCCAGCGCATCGCCGGAATGCTCGCCCGCGACCAGGAAGATGCGCAGGTCGTCGCGGCCGGCGCCGGATCCGCGTTTGCGGCTGGCGGGCCTGTTGGCGGCGGCGCGGTCGGTGAGGCTCATGCTCCGCTTCCCTGCGGCGCGGCGATGAGAAACAATCCGTGCCGGTTGGCCGCCTCTATGCCATGCGCGAGAACGTCGGGCGAGCGGTCAAGCACGGCGATACCCGCAAATTGTGCTGCGGCCGCCGCGGCGACGACCGAGGCCAGATCCGGGGCAGCCGCGCCGGAAACAACGGCGACCGCCGAACGTCGGCTCCAACGGCGGCGCCCCCACTGGCGCAGATTACCCGAGCGGGCAATGAGCGCCGCGATCCCCTCGCCGCATTCGATGCTGAGCACATGGCCGCGATCGATGACCATGCCGCCGCTCGGCCGGAACGGTTTGAGAGCGGCGAGCAAGGCTGCGCCGCGCCCCGCATCGGCGAGCTGCTGCGGTCGGGCGGCCAGGCTGCCGACCGTCAAGAACGGGGCGGCGAATCCCGCCGCCGGAGCAGCAGCGATGGTCGCACCGCCGTCGGTGCCCCCATAGACGAAGACGCCGGCGGCATCGGCGCTGCGCCGCAGCTCGGCACGCTCGAGCGCGATGGCGCCCTTGGCCAGCACCGCGACCCCGCGCAGGCCGGCCTCCAGGGCGCGCGTCACGGTACGGGCGCCGATCGCCGGCATGTCGACGCGCATCTCTTGCCGCGGCTTCGGCCGCTTCACCAGTACCCCCCGCCGCGCGCCGACGCCGCCCTCGGGGACCTTTCGCTGTAAGACGAGGCGCGCGAGCATCGCGTCGGTGTTCTCCGCCCCCTCGATCGCCTCGATCTGCCCGGCCGTGACGACGACCGCCTGTCCGACGTCGAAGGGTCCCAGCGCGCGCACGACGTCGAAGCCACGGGCGATGTCGAGCATGTCGGTCGCCTCCGGCGCGTGCACGCCGAGCAGCCCCTCGTCCACGAGCAGCGAGGGCATCACCTCGACCGGCGAGACGACCTTGAAGCCCTTGCTTTCGAAAAAGCGCACCACGCCGCTCAGCACGCTGTCGTCGCCGGTCGTCGCGATGATGCGGCCGATGGCCGGAAGATTGAGGAAGAACCCCAGGTCGGGCTTGATCGCGTTGAGATCCGGCCGGCGCACGGCGCCGACGATCACCATCTTGGTGACGCCCGCATTGCGCAGCGCCCGCACCATGCCGCCGACCTGCGCCCAGCCCACCTTGGTCAGCGGAAAGTCGCCGAGGTCGCGATCGCCCTCGCCGATGATCGATACGATGTGCACGGCCCCGCCGCTCGCCCGCACATGCTCGGCGATCTCGCGCGGCAGGCTGCCGCCGCCCGCCAGAATGCCGACGACGTCCTGCCCACCAGACATATTGTTTAGTCCTCGGACGCTTCTTTCGGCGTGCACAAGCTGCGCTTGCCGCCGGTACGGATGAAGGCGAGGATTTCCTGCACGATCGGCTGGCTGCCGAATTCCTCGGCCACGTCCTCGGTACGCTCCGAAAGCGTGCCCTCGGCCGCGAACAGAAGCCGGTAAGCGCGGCGCAAATCGTGGATGTCGTTGCGCGAGAAGCCGCGCCGCTGCAGTCCGACGATGTTGAGCCCCGAAAGATGCGCGCGGTTGCCGAGCGCCATGCCGTAAGGGATCAGATCGTTCTCCAGTCCCGACATGCCGCCGAGGAAGGAGTGCGCGCCGACGCGCGCGAACTGGATCACCGCCGCGCCGCCGCCGAGGATGGCGAAGTCACCGACGTTGCAATGTCCCGCCAACATCACGTTGTTGGAGAAGATGACATTGCTGCCGACGTGGCAGTCGTGCCCGACGTGCGAATTGGCTAGAAACGCGCAGTGGTCGCCGATGGTGGTCGACATGCCGCCGCCCTCGGTGCCGGGGTTCAGAGTCACACCCTCGCGGATCATGCAGTCGGCGCCGACGGTGAGCGTCGAAGGCTCGCCGTGGTACTTGAGGTCCTGCGGCTGATGGCCGATGGAGGCGAACGGAAAGATGCGCGTGCGCGCACCGACCGTCGTGCGGCCCGTGACCACCACGTGGCTCAAGAGCTCGACGCCCTCGCCCAGGGTCACGTCGGCGCCCACCACGCAATAGGGGCCGATCTTCACCCCCGCGCCGAGCTTGGCGCCCGGCTCGATGACCGCGGTCGGATGCGCCGTCATCTCACCCATTTTTGGTTGCGCCCGCCGCGAAGGCACGGGCCTCGGCGGTGTCGGCAAGCATGGCGCTGACCTCGGCCTCGGCGACTATGTAACCGTTGACCTTGGCCTCGCCGTAGAAGCGCCAGACGCGCCCGCGGTTGCGGATCTTGCGCACGTGATAGTGGATCGTGTCGCCCGGCAGCACCGGCCGGCGAAACTTGGCGCGGTCGATGCCCATGAAATAGACGAGTTCGGCGCGGTAGCCTTCCTCGAGGCTCGAGACGCACAGGGCGCCGGCGGTCTGCGCCAGGCCCTCGATGATGAGCACGCCCGGCATTACCGGGTATTGGGGGAAGTGGCCCTGGAAGAACGGCTCGTTGATCGTCACGTTCTTCACGCCGACACAGCTCCTGTCGGAGTCCATGTCGAAGATGCGATCGAGCATGAGGAAGGGATAGCGATGCGGCAGCAGCTGCATCACCTTGACGATATCCGCCGTGCCCAACGCCGGCTTGGCCTGTTTATCAGCCATGTCATTCATGCTCTTCGACCTCATACTCCTCGGCGCCAGGCGCCGGACATACCGTAATCATGCCTCGTCGGCATCGTCCTTCGCGCCGCGCTTTGCCATGCGCGCGAGCCAGGCCGTTTCGCGCGCCCATTGCGTGAGAGGGCGCCCCGGGGTGCCCCCCACCTTGGCGCCGGGAGGCACGTCCTTCGTCGGGTGGCTGGTCCCGGCAATCTGGGCGCCGGCGCCGACCTTGATGTGGCCAGGGGTTCCCGACTGACCGCCCATGACGACGAAGTCGCCGAGCTCGGCGGAGCCCGCAATACCGACCTGGGCAACGAGCACGCAGTGGCGCCCGACGACGACGTTGTGCCCGATCTGGACCAGATTATCAATTTTGCTGCCTTCGCCGATGACCGTGTCCTTAAGCGCCCCCCGGTCGATGGTCGAATTGGCCCCGATTTCCACGTCGTCCTGAATAATGACCCGGCCGATCTGGGGCACCTTGAAGTGCCCCTGCGGGCCCATGGCGAAGCCGAAGCCGTCCTGCCCAATCCGGACGCCCGAATGGATAATGACCCGGTCACCAACGAGGGCGTGAACCACGGTCGCTAGCGGCCCAATATAGCTGTCGCGGCCGATGCTTACGCGGTAGCCGACGACCGCCCCGGCAGCGATGCGGGTGCCGCGGCCAATGCGTGCTTCCGCGCCGATGACGGCGCCCGGCTCGACGATGACGCCCTCCTCCAGCTCGGCGGAGGCGGCGATCCTCTGGTCGCCCGGCGGCGCCGCCTGGGAGAAGCGTGAGTCCGGATAGAACAGCATCAGCGCCAGGGCGAACCCGCGATAGGGGTCGGGCGTGACGAGCCTTCCGGTTGTGTCGGGAACGCGGGCAGCAAGCGCCGGCAGCACCAGGCAGGCCCCGGCCCGCGTGGCTTTCAGCTGGTCGGCATACTTGCGGTTGTTGAAGAAGGTGAGGTCGCCCGGACCGGCGTCCGATAGGGTGCGCACGTCCGCGAGGAGCGTGTCGGCGGTCACTGGGCCCGGCGCCAGCTCGGACCCGGTCGCCCTGGCGATATCCGCCAACGTGAACGGCCCGGCCCGCTTGAAGAATCCGGGATGTTCCATGCCGTGACCCGCCGCTCGGCGACGCTCCATCAATTGCTGCCAATTGCACGGAGGCGGGCTCCGCTACGCACACGGAGGTCTTCTTAGCACCGAATGCGCGGCGATTAGAACTTCGTCGCCGCGCCGAAGCGGAAGAACTGCTCGTCGTCGTAGACTTCCTTGGTGAGGGTCTTGGCGAAATCCATACGGATCGGG of the Hyphomicrobium album genome contains:
- a CDS encoding aminoglycoside phosphotransferase family protein, which codes for MFRAYIDRWGLVPDGAPIERRSGSLLPVRYNGAPAILKLAREAEERRGAAIMEWWGGDGAARVLARDGDALLMERATGSRSLSDMARAGEADDIEAARILVDVANRLHAPRATPPPPELTSLEDWFRELWPAAEARGGLLARSADTARELLAAPRDIVVLHGDLHHDNVLDFGERGWLAIDPKRLTGERGFDFANIFTNPDLEDPSRPVGVRPERFLRRLEIVADAARLERGRLLQWILAWTGLSAAWYLSDGDPAEIDLMVAELAVATLDG
- a CDS encoding autotransporter family protein; translation: MLLLAATPASPQSSNLYVGGGWVAVDFVDTISGDDTQPTVQLGFNGSGASNPFTMDTGSVGILASSQYFTPGPDAKRLGEGSQYYSSDHRTEYGVWWEATQQIYSNGVLVAEAKVPVLQVTHEKRCDANGGNCQWNYSPDVHMMGVGFAREGAVGQTDPSRHSPEYNAFLNLTAVAVTPGGPLTVLPDDWHNGYVVSGDQVQLGLTTSNTANAGFIKLAPNPTYFTPTNKEWSLVPASITVDSQPPVEGTVLMDTGLKPGILTPTGTVGHFTCGQNECADHSTYLAISLPTGGFQIFSYEFQLNVSDPMRPHEVHLPGGTDTYFNTGLRVFNGINLIFDADNGFTGYQLASSGAGSPTINMWMALGGPFTVPDGFTSSLPLVLFGSSTLSPEGSAEFTAIITGSSSNGLTIDGPGTVRFTAFNAYTGPTTVTRGRLGVDGSIVSPVEVQNGGVLGGTGVLGANVTIGAGGIYAPGNSIGSQIIVGNLSFDLGGVFEVEVDPTTSDQAGVFGSIDLTGAVLQLLIARSRYAPVTSYEIIDNLGGTPAIGTFAQVISPFIFFLPYVDYDFGADHDVMLTLRRSTDFSAVARTPNERAVAEALETLPQDSPVFEAIQFQATAAGAQQAFNALSGEVHATVSSTLANDSHYVRDILMGRLVQAYYARTGGNTGAVAGLASGGPMAVAGLGNASPMGLGISGLGMGASDAVDPQLGVASPITFWTQGYGAWADFNGNGNAAGANRTLGGFLSGMDAMFADGWRIGGALGYAQTDVSVGSRLSSADVDSYQLAAYTSGQVGSFVVRGGGVWSWSSIDTDRSIVFPGFFEQVEASYNANTGQVFGEVALPLNHSHIAYEPFTGLAWVGVDTGSFTEGGGFAALTSSGANDSVGYMTLGLRAAGSMLIDGMEVVPRGSLTWLHAFGDVDPDQSLAFATFGQSFVVSGVPLAQDSALIDAGFDVILAPNATAGIVYTGQFADNVQDNAVTGRATWRF
- the lpxB gene encoding lipid-A-disaccharide synthase; protein product: MSLTDRAAANRPASRKRGSGAGRDDLRIFLVAGEHSGDALGGKLMSALSARCKGRIHYLGVGGEDMEAAGLASQFPLSDVAVMGPLSILPRLPRIMSRVYRTVDSAVAAEPDAVVIIDAPEFTHPIAKRIRKRAPFIPIIDYVSPSVWAWRPGRARKMRPYVDHVMGLLPFEPAAHQRLGGPPCTYVGHPLIERLDWMHELDPAPLAERLQLDPGRLVLVVLPGSRTSEVTRLMQPFGEALELLHARRIRPQVIIPVVAHVRPLVERFAQSWTVQPHLVEGEEDKFRAFRLAHAALAASGTVTLQLALAGTPMVVAYKVDGIAAHMRFLLNVPSVVLANLVLEENAFPELLQEDCTPEKLADALEPLLRDSPERRAQLAALARIPHKMLLDGGTPSDAAADIVLDYAVHGRRPDR
- a CDS encoding LpxI family protein, with product MSGGQDVVGILAGGGSLPREIAEHVRASGGAVHIVSIIGEGDRDLGDFPLTKVGWAQVGGMVRALRNAGVTKMVIVGAVRRPDLNAIKPDLGFFLNLPAIGRIIATTGDDSVLSGVVRFFESKGFKVVSPVEVMPSLLVDEGLLGVHAPEATDMLDIARGFDVVRALGPFDVGQAVVVTAGQIEAIEGAENTDAMLARLVLQRKVPEGGVGARRGVLVKRPKPRQEMRVDMPAIGARTVTRALEAGLRGVAVLAKGAIALERAELRRSADAAGVFVYGGTDGGATIAAAPAAGFAAPFLTVGSLAARPQQLADAGRGAALLAALKPFRPSGGMVIDRGHVLSIECGEGIAALIARSGNLRQWGRRRWSRRSAVAVVSGAAAPDLASVVAAAAAAQFAGIAVLDRSPDVLAHGIEAANRHGLFLIAAPQGSGA
- the lpxA gene encoding acyl-ACP--UDP-N-acetylglucosamine O-acyltransferase, whose product is MGEMTAHPTAVIEPGAKLGAGVKIGPYCVVGADVTLGEGVELLSHVVVTGRTTVGARTRIFPFASIGHQPQDLKYHGEPSTLTVGADCMIREGVTLNPGTEGGGMSTTIGDHCAFLANSHVGHDCHVGSNVIFSNNVMLAGHCNVGDFAILGGGAAVIQFARVGAHSFLGGMSGLENDLIPYGMALGNRAHLSGLNIVGLQRRGFSRNDIHDLRRAYRLLFAAEGTLSERTEDVAEEFGSQPIVQEILAFIRTGGKRSLCTPKEASED
- the fabZ gene encoding 3-hydroxyacyl-ACP dehydratase FabZ; this translates as MADKQAKPALGTADIVKVMQLLPHRYPFLMLDRIFDMDSDRSCVGVKNVTINEPFFQGHFPQYPVMPGVLIIEGLAQTAGALCVSSLEEGYRAELVYFMGIDRAKFRRPVLPGDTIHYHVRKIRNRGRVWRFYGEAKVNGYIVAEAEVSAMLADTAEARAFAAGATKNG
- the lpxD gene encoding UDP-3-O-(3-hydroxymyristoyl)glucosamine N-acyltransferase, whose protein sequence is MEHPGFFKRAGPFTLADIARATGSELAPGPVTADTLLADVRTLSDAGPGDLTFFNNRKYADQLKATRAGACLVLPALAARVPDTTGRLVTPDPYRGFALALMLFYPDSRFSQAAPPGDQRIAASAELEEGVIVEPGAVIGAEARIGRGTRIAAGAVVGYRVSIGRDSYIGPLATVVHALVGDRVIIHSGVRIGQDGFGFAMGPQGHFKVPQIGRVIIQDDVEIGANSTIDRGALKDTVIGEGSKIDNLVQIGHNVVVGRHCVLVAQVGIAGSAELGDFVVMGGQSGTPGHIKVGAGAQIAGTSHPTKDVPPGAKVGGTPGRPLTQWARETAWLARMAKRGAKDDADEA